The following proteins come from a genomic window of Fontisubflavum oceani:
- a CDS encoding MalY/PatB family protein yields MSFDEIIDRRGSHCVKWDMMEQLYGVDPETGIAMWVADMDFRPPTCVQDAVQAMVDHGVYGYFGDDSKYRAAICWWMENRHGWKIEPDWIFTTHGLVNGTAMCLDAYTQPGDGIVLMTPVYHAFAKVIRAAGRELVECEMINADGRYELNIDAWDAQMTGNERMLILCSPHNPGGRVWTRAELQALAAFAKRHELLIVSDEIHHDLVMPGHKHIPMAQIEGITDRLIMMTAVTKTFNIAGSHVGNVIIEDPDLRAQFSARMMAMGMSPNSFGLFMATAAYSPAGAEWVDQLIPYLAENARIFDEGINAIPGLHSMALESTYLAWVDFASTGMEMAEFTRRTAKDAGIAVNHGPTFGKGGEDFLRFNIAAPRSVIEDAVRRMQAAFGDLQ; encoded by the coding sequence ATGTCATTTGACGAGATTATCGATCGCCGTGGTTCTCATTGCGTGAAATGGGACATGATGGAACAGCTTTATGGCGTTGACCCGGAAACAGGCATCGCCATGTGGGTCGCCGATATGGATTTCCGCCCACCGACCTGCGTCCAAGATGCCGTGCAGGCGATGGTCGATCACGGGGTCTATGGCTATTTCGGCGATGACAGCAAATACCGGGCCGCCATCTGCTGGTGGATGGAAAACCGCCACGGCTGGAAGATCGAGCCGGATTGGATTTTCACCACCCATGGGCTGGTCAACGGCACCGCCATGTGCCTCGACGCCTATACGCAGCCGGGCGATGGCATCGTCTTGATGACCCCGGTTTATCATGCTTTCGCCAAGGTGATCCGCGCGGCGGGTCGGGAGCTTGTCGAATGCGAAATGATCAATGCTGATGGCCGCTATGAATTGAACATCGACGCGTGGGATGCGCAGATGACCGGCAATGAGCGGATGCTGATCCTCTGCTCGCCGCATAACCCTGGCGGGCGCGTCTGGACCCGCGCCGAGCTACAGGCGCTGGCCGCCTTTGCGAAGCGCCACGAGTTGCTGATCGTCTCCGACGAAATCCACCACGACCTGGTCATGCCTGGCCACAAACACATCCCGATGGCGCAGATCGAAGGCATCACCGACCGGCTGATCATGATGACGGCGGTCACCAAGACCTTCAACATCGCGGGTTCCCACGTGGGCAATGTGATCATCGAAGACCCTGACCTGCGGGCGCAGTTCAGCGCTCGGATGATGGCCATGGGTATGTCGCCGAACTCCTTCGGGCTCTTCATGGCGACGGCGGCCTACTCTCCCGCGGGGGCCGAATGGGTGGATCAACTGATCCCCTATTTGGCCGAAAACGCCCGTATCTTCGACGAAGGCATCAATGCGATTCCGGGCCTGCATTCGATGGCATTGGAAAGCACCTATCTGGCCTGGGTCGATTTCGCCAGCACCGGGATGGAGATGGCGGAGTTCACCCGCCGCACCGCTAAGGATGCCGGGATTGCGGTCAACCATGGACCAACCTTTGGCAAAGGCGGCGAAGACTTCCTCCGCTTCAATATTGCCGCGCCTCGGTCGGTGATCGAGGATGCGGTACGGCGCATGCAGGCTGCTTTCGGGGACTTGCAGTAG
- a CDS encoding helix-turn-helix transcriptional regulator, whose protein sequence is MSAKLIVHLKAHRTEAGLTQADLAEAVGVSRKTINTIENGVFTPSTYLALCLADELEVSVHDLFALPEDD, encoded by the coding sequence ATGAGCGCCAAACTGATCGTGCATCTGAAAGCCCACCGGACCGAGGCTGGCCTGACCCAGGCGGACCTGGCCGAGGCGGTGGGCGTCTCGCGCAAGACCATCAACACGATCGAAAACGGCGTCTTTACCCCCTCCACCTATCTCGCCCTTTGTCTGGCCGATGAATTGGAGGTCAGCGTGCATGACCTCTTTGCTCTGCCGGAGGACGACTAG
- the def gene encoding peptide deformylase, whose protein sequence is MKRPILIHPDPRLKKVADAVPDISDELRALADDMLETMYAAPGIGLAAPQVGIGRRLIVLDCIKEEGAEPRPLAMFNPVVVACSDERNVYEEGCLSIPEIYADVERPAEVTVEWVDRDGAAQRETFDGLWATCVQHEIDHLDGKLFIDYLRPLKRQMITRKMVKLKRELAREKA, encoded by the coding sequence ATGAAACGTCCTATTTTGATCCATCCCGACCCGCGCCTGAAGAAGGTGGCCGACGCGGTGCCCGATATCTCCGATGAGCTGCGGGCGCTGGCCGATGACATGTTGGAAACCATGTATGCTGCGCCCGGGATTGGGTTGGCGGCGCCACAAGTGGGTATTGGACGTCGGTTGATCGTACTTGATTGCATCAAGGAAGAAGGCGCGGAGCCCCGGCCGCTGGCGATGTTCAACCCGGTTGTGGTGGCGTGCTCGGATGAGCGGAACGTCTATGAAGAGGGCTGCCTTTCGATCCCCGAGATTTATGCCGATGTGGAGCGCCCGGCAGAGGTAACTGTCGAATGGGTGGACCGCGACGGGGCGGCGCAACGCGAGACCTTTGACGGGCTCTGGGCGACCTGCGTGCAGCATGAGATCGACCATTTGGATGGTAAGCTCTTCATCGACTATTTGCGCCCGCTGAAGCGGCAGATGATTACCCGGAAAATGGTCAAGCTGAAGCGCGAGTTGGCGCGGGAGAAGGCGTGA
- the def gene encoding peptide deformylase: MSLRPILLWPDPRLSKVCAPVSGDVSILATDMLETMYAAPGRGLAAPQIGVLQRLFVMDVGWKDGDRDPQVCINPEIVARSETVVTGPEGCLSIPGVTADVTRAEWIILRWTDETGAVREERLDGFAAICAQHEYDHLDGIVTFDRVSSEARRALEADYAS; the protein is encoded by the coding sequence GTGAGCCTTCGGCCCATCCTGCTCTGGCCCGATCCGCGCCTCAGCAAGGTCTGTGCGCCGGTTTCCGGTGATGTTTCGATTTTGGCGACCGATATGCTCGAGACGATGTATGCAGCGCCGGGGCGTGGCTTGGCGGCGCCGCAGATCGGTGTTTTGCAGCGACTCTTCGTTATGGATGTGGGTTGGAAAGATGGGGATCGAGATCCGCAGGTCTGTATCAACCCCGAGATCGTGGCGCGGTCTGAGACGGTTGTGACGGGGCCGGAGGGGTGTTTGTCGATCCCCGGTGTGACCGCCGATGTGACCCGGGCGGAGTGGATTATCCTGCGCTGGACAGACGAAACCGGCGCGGTACGCGAAGAGCGCCTGGACGGGTTCGCGGCCATTTGTGCGCAGCATGAATATGATCATCTGGATGGCATCGTGACGTTTGATCGGGTGTCTTCCGAGGCGCGTCGGGCATTGGAGGCAGACTATGCCAGCTAA
- the def gene encoding peptide deformylase, which yields MPAKPFVMWPDKRLQTVCDPVEAVTDEVRAIWDDMVETMDAMPGVGLAAPQIGVMLRLAVVDASDERGKAIRMANPEILHASVELRPHVEASPNLPGVHAEIKRPRAVTVSYIDGAGIRVRKDLVGLWATSVQHQIDHLNGRMYFDRLSRVKRDMLLKKARKRA from the coding sequence ATGCCAGCTAAGCCCTTCGTGATGTGGCCGGACAAGCGGTTGCAGACCGTGTGCGACCCGGTTGAGGCCGTGACGGACGAGGTCCGTGCGATTTGGGATGATATGGTTGAGACCATGGACGCGATGCCGGGCGTTGGCTTGGCCGCGCCGCAGATCGGCGTGATGTTGCGCCTAGCGGTTGTTGATGCGTCTGATGAGCGGGGCAAGGCGATCCGCATGGCCAACCCGGAGATTTTGCACGCCAGTGTGGAGTTGCGGCCCCATGTGGAGGCCAGCCCCAACCTGCCTGGTGTGCATGCCGAGATCAAACGGCCCCGGGCGGTGACGGTCAGCTATATAGACGGCGCGGGTATCCGGGTGCGCAAAGATTTGGTGGGCCTCTGGGCGACCAGCGTTCAACATCAGATCGACCATCTGAATGGCCGGATGTATTTTGACCGGCTGAGCCGGGTGAAGCGGGATATGCTGTTGAAAA